The sequence ttggcggtctatgcaagaacggtctaatgtctgtatctgtgtctttgtattctaaatatgtcagctgaaatttttcttctatatctaacatgtgtgtcactttgtgttctacactcctggaaattgaaataagaacaccgtgaattcattgtcccaggaaggggaaactttattgacacattcctggggtcagatacatcacatgatcacactgacagaaccacaggcacatagacacaggcaacagagcatgcacaatgtcggcactagtacagtgtatatccacctttcgcagcaatgcaggctgctattctcccatggagacgatcgtagagatgctggatgtagtcctgtggaacggcttgccatgccatttccacctggcgcctcagttggaccagcgttcgtgctggacgtgcagaccgcgtgagacgacgcttcatccagtcccaaacatgctcaatgggggacagatccggaaatcttgctggccagggtagttgacttacaccttctagagcacgttgggtggcacgggatacatgcggacgtgcattgtcctgttggaacagcaagttcccttgccggtctaggaatggtagaacgatgggttcgatgacggtttggatgtaccgtgcactattcagtgtcccctcgacgatcaccagtggtgtacggccagtgtaggagatcgctccccacaccatgatgccgggtgttggccctgtgtgcctcggtcgtatgcagtcctgattgtggcgctcacctgcacggcgccaaacacgcatacgaccatcattggcaccaaggcagaagcgactctcatcgctgaagacgacacgtctccattcgtccctccattcacgcctgtcgcgacaccactggaggcgggctgcacgatgttggagcgtgagtggaagacggcctaacggtgtgcgggaccgtagcccagcttcatggagacggttgcgaatggtcctcgccgataccccaggggcaacagtgtccctaatttgctgggaagtggcggtgcggtcccctacggcactgcgtaggatcctacggtcttggcgtgcatccgtgcgtcgctgcggtccggtcccaggtcgacgggcacgtgcaccttccgccgaccactggcgacaacatcgatgtgctgtggagacctcacaccccacgtgttgagcaattcggcggtacgtccacccggcctcccgcatgcctactatacgccctcgctcaaagtctgtcaactgcacatacggtacacgtccacgctgtcgcggcatgctaccagtgttaaagactgcgatggagctccgtatgccacggcaaactggctgacactgacggcggcggtgcacaaatgctgtgcagctagcgccattcgacggccaacaccgcggttcctggtgtgtccgctgtgccgtgcgtgtgatcattgcttgtacagccctctcgcagtgtccggagcaagtatggtgggtctgacacaccggtgtcaatgtgttcttttttccatttccaggagtgtatttgtgcttgttctggtggctgtctaaagatttcgttttcctctgattgtttaactgacgcgtgtttttctttgtttgtttgctctgggatgtttgagtccattactgtattttcttcttcctctgattgcacattattttgttgtacttgttgtttgatgttttctaattctgactggggtatcctattatttttgattattacacggatctgatcagctagtcgttgttctgctaaaaattttaattctgggtatctggtaataaatgttgtgtatacttgtgatctgtatccagttgtgttggttcctaggtttgttgcttggtaataacagaacatgaggtgtcgattaacttcatctgaccatctcatcctctgtctgttttccttctagggtggttgcaggaagcatatcctgcaaaacacctctatttggatttaaatcattctccagttggctagcagtgttgttactattgtgggcgggcatagggttcaagcatcgtccccgaccatgacagcgcttgtccgaggcttctttagttctgtcctgaaccaactaatcacactaaaaggggggttagccctattagtggtttgttcttttcgttgccttttacgactggcagaacataccggaggcctattattattattgtggtaatTATTATTAGGCTATTTACAAACTCTTGCAGTCAGGGACGTATATCCCTTGACTTGGAGCTGAACTGATATGGAAAAAGTGTCAGCTGGATAAAATAGCTTTAATCCATAACACCAGTGTGGCACAGGCACTCAATTTCTCAGACTTTTTAATAAAAGAGGCAATCGCAATTAGCATTTTAAATAAGATGGACAGAGGCTTTAGTTTATCTTAAGTGTGCAATCTAGTGCTCAATTTGTTTAAATCACATCAGAATATAATTCAATGCTCTTTTTACTCTACAACTAcataaaaataaagtctcaaacTACTGAGATgtgcacggcggagggtacttAGCATGGTACCATGTGTTAAGGTCTCTTCCCATTCCAATGGAGTGCAGGAATAATGACTCAAATCTCTCTGTACCTGCTGAAATTACTCTAATTATGTCTTCAGAGTCTCAATTCAGGTTTTACAACATTTCCATGATGCTCTTTTGtgcatcaaacaaatctgtgaccacttGTGCCACAGTTCTTTGCATACATTTGGTACACTCTTTtcaatcctatttggtacaggGCCCAACAATTGAGCAATATTGTAAGATGTGTTGCACAATTGATCTGTACACAGCATCCTtcatagactgactgcattttcccagtctcCTGCCAATGAACCACAGTTCTCACTCTGTGAATCATTGATATTGCAGTCGTAGGAAGCACTCTTTCTGTTTGTTAAATGCATAATTTACATTTCTGGATATTTATCACAAGTTACAaatctttgcaacactttgaaatcttaccaaaatATGAGAATATTTATGGTCCATATGAACGGGAGTTGGGTGTATGTGTAGTTTAAGAACTGAGCAGTATATTTCATTAATTGGGTGATTAGTGGTATACCACTTTTGTAAAGTTGAGAAGAATATTCCCCAGTTCAGAGTGTGATGAAAGATAGTCTAAGCACtgacaatatttgtgcagtttttttcaaACACGGCTTCACTAACGATGACTGCATCGTCAGCAGAAAGCCCAAGGTTCCTATTAATATTATCTATCAGatcattgatatacaacatgaacaacaagttcCAACACACCTCCCTGGGACGCGCATGAAGTTACTTTTACTTCTATCGATGACTCTTCATCAACGATAACATACTGCATCCTGCCTACCAAGAAATCCTTAACcttgtcacaaattttgtttgatacccatGAAATACTTTTGCTAACCATCAAAGGTGTGGCACCAACTCAAATGTTTTTGGAAGTCAAAAAATACTGCTTCCAACCAATTTACTTTATCCATGGTTTTCAGGATGTTATGTAAGAAAAGTACAGAGTAGGTTCACGTAGATAAGTGTTTGCTAATGCATTTTTAGGTTTAGTGTATTGTCTTATGGCTTACTTATAACCTTTTTTATGGTTTGACATGGTCTTTTGGTTGGTCTTAAATTTCTGTGAGACAGACTGAGGCTTGAACTGCACTGTAAAATAATGGCAAGGCTGAGGCACAGAATCTCTCATTCACAGGCAGGTGAGAGCCCAAATAGTTAACAATGAAATCTACACCCAACATACTTTGAATGCAATCAGAGAAGTTGTCAAAACATCGTGGAAGGAAAACGATAATATTAAATCACCTGTAAACACACAAAACTGGAAATCATATGGAAGTAGAATACCTCATACCTGACTTAAGATAATGGATTTTTGTTCTACGGGCCAGTCATGTGTGAAAATGTGATTATTGAATTGAAATAAATCATAAGCTGTTGTAAATAAAAATGCCGTGCTTCACCAACAGTTTGACTGCAGACATTATGCTCTaagataaaatatgaaattaaaacaatgtaTCACATACTCACTAAAACTTTAAGACAATTTCATCATACATCAACATGCGTGATCTACACCTACTGTGTTAACAGAACAAGCAAATTACTTACGAGTTAAAGCCATCTTCAGCCTGGTCCTACTCTTGAAATCCTCCAATCTATGAACTGACTTAGCCCATCAGATACAAGGGAACCTAAAGTTTAAAATGGACACTGAAGCAAAGTGCAATTTGGCTTTTTCTCATTATCACTGGCAGGGATGAAAGGAGCAATAACTGACAGGGAAAATGAGAACTGAACCCTAGGCTTTTCGATCTATAGTATGACAGTTACTTACTCCTTACAGAGCCACACTACTTACACTCCTTTGGTGGTTCATTTATAACTTTGTAATTGAAGACATGCAGCCCTCCCCATTTTGCAAAacacttttcttttaattttaagaccCACAACCTGTAAAAGAAAACTTTTGCAAAATAGTTACACTTCTTCAATTAAAAAGATATGAACAAACCACACTAGAAGTAGATGAATGatacaacaaaagaaaaagaagcaatacAATGAATCAGCTTAACAGGAGACCAGCAATTTCCTGGGTTTCCTTAGCCCTTTGAGTACCAGTGGTTACTGCTTGAAATGCTATTGCAAGACAGACGGACATCTAGTAGAATAATGAGGTATTGCCATGAATGTGGTGCATTGTAGCAGTTACTCACAGCATTCAAAGCAATAGGCAGCATGGATGCCGTGTTACATGACTGTAGGAGATTgtgctgccacccccccccccctttttatgcTGTATTAATGAGACAAAGTAAGTCtatccaaaaaattgaatttttactGCTGCTTTTATGTGAAGTTTTGAAATGAAACAACTGTGGCAGCATGTAGtttgaatataaaatttatcaaattttacatttatatttgtttgttatttaggactataatctGTTTCAGGCATTAAGTGTTCATAAGAAGTTTCGAAATGTGGTATTTTGTCTAGAAAACAAGTGCATTTGCTTTCAAATATAGTACACAAATtgatgggtggttgaaaactgtatgtcgTAAATGCTCTAAAAGAGAAACAACCCACTTAAAACAATTCAGTATTTGTTTTCTgtcaatttgttcttgtatttgttGCTTGCTGTGATAATATAGCTtagttttgagaaaatttttaaaattttattccatAGTGAAATCATCTTAATACAACtgaatgtttattatttttttgccaatttcttcttataTTTGTTCCTTACTATGCTGATAAGGCCCGCTTTTGTGAAaaatgtgaaattatatatatttttatattcttggtATGGTACTCAAAAAGTTAACACTAATTATGTGTGGGCACAATCTAGGATATGAAGATTCACGAGTGGGAAGGAAACATAAAATAATACAGAAGACTGAGAATGAAACACGAATGACGTCCAAGACAAATTTATCATGGAAGAATACTAATGTAATTGCCAAGGGTAATTGGAGCACAGCACCTGCTCGGCTTATAAAATATAGAAAAGTAATGTAGGCCTATTACATCATTTACAACGcgacaaatgaaagaaagaaaaaaaatcatacatAAAAGCAGAGTACTTCGGTTTCCAAAGCGTTCAAGGACTCAAACTGAACAGTCCTAAACGATCAAAGTtatcattttgtatttgtaacttATGAACAATTACAATAAAATGTGTTTCACTCACGTGCGTTAGAGCAAACAGCATCACCACCTTTCCACCCATACTATGTCCAATTGGACATACACGACCCAGTTTAAGTTCATCTACAAACAGACGAAGATCCTCTACCATATGACCGTATGTCATGTCAGGCGAATGTGCACTATCTCCGTGATTCCGTGCGTCTATGGCAATCACCTGTAATAAGGCTTGCTTGGATTATTTGATCTAGGTTTGAAATCATCTAATACGCGAAAAAAGTTGCATAATTTTACATTCCGGTTAATTTTGGAGActattgctttggagacagaattCCAGTTCATTCTAGAGCCCATCAACCCGTGCACTATTAACACAGGGGATCCAGAACTACGTCCCTCTTTGCTGTAAATCGAATATGCGAGGCGAACAGATGTTGATCTGTAACGAATAAAACCTATGATAATTCGAACTCTGTCAGCTAATTACAGTATTAAATTACTATGCAATGTAAACTCACTGTTCGCGGTATAGTGTCTTGTTCCTGCTATTGTAGTTGATTGCATTTTCTATATGTCGATACGCGTTCACACCAAGTGTGTTTTGAATAAACAAACACCGTAGGCCGGCGTAACGTGTAAATACAGAGCCCATTCCCATTGTACCAGCAGTTGCGAGAACTATGTAACATCAGATTTTAGTTACTGCATACAAATGATCGACGCCACTGATTGTCGTCTGCTGATCAGCTGAACCGGAAGATATATATCTGCAAGTGTGTGCTTTGGGTAGGAGGCTATCTTCCTGTGAAAGCAACTGTCTAGTTATATTTTGGATGATTCATTttattcatcttttgtttttttattctaAGTTATCTTTCTTGTGTGTGTAGAGAAGACGACGATAGCCAGGCAACTAGGTGTAAACGATATAAGCGCGTTCGTCGCTTAACCAAACGTAATGGCTAGGGAGTATGACCATCTCTTCAAACTACTCATTATAGGCGATAGCGGTGAGTAAAATACAAACTCATAGATTTTCTGTGACAGTTGCCGAAAATCTTACGAATATGTATGGATGTCTAAGAAAAACcattagtaatgttgtctttcaaacaCAAACTAGGAGTTGGAAAGAGCTCTCTGCTCCTTAGATTTGCGGATAATACATTTTCTGGCAGCTACATCACAACAATTGGCGTAGATTTTAAAATACGAACAGTCGAAGTTGAAGGAGAAAGGGTGAAACTACAGATATGGGATACCGCCGGCCAGGAACGATTTCGAACAATAACGTCTACGTAAGTATGTCTGTTCAGTAAAGTCTTTTTTTCGCATTATAAAGGTAAACACCGTTTCTTATCTGTTCGTCTTACAGTTACTATAGGGGTACTCACGGCGTAATTGTAGTCTATGATGTCAC comes from Schistocerca piceifrons isolate TAMUIC-IGC-003096 chromosome 8, iqSchPice1.1, whole genome shotgun sequence and encodes:
- the LOC124712513 gene encoding protein ABHD11-like isoform X2, yielding MGMGSVFTRYAGLRCLFIQNTLGVNAYRHIENAINYNSRNKTLYREQSTSVRLAYSIYSKEGRSSGSPVLIVHGLMGSRMNWNSVSKAIVSKINRNVIAIDARNHGDSAHSPDMTYGHMVEDLRLFVDELKLGRVCPIGHSMGGKVVMLFALTHVPAVCQFLAMNVTQAENGEMKWKVNLDTLVDTFDEISSFPATEKVFEGPTYFIGGGDSDYIRKEDEQEIKKIFPSATFKYIPGAGHWVHADKPNEFVEEVCRFLTGN